One Medicago truncatula chloroplast, complete genome DNA segment encodes these proteins:
- the psbM gene encoding photosystem II protein M, with the protein MEVNILAFIATALFILVPTAFLLIIYVKTVSQSN; encoded by the coding sequence ATGGAAGTCAATATTCTCGCATTTATAGCTACTGCACTCTTCATTCTAGTTCCTACTGCCTTTTTACTTATAATTTACGTAAAAACGGTAAGTCAAAGTAACTAA
- the petN gene encoding cytochrome b6/f complex subunit VIII, with amino-acid sequence MDIVSLAWAGLMVVFTFSLSLVVWGRSGL; translated from the coding sequence ATGGATATAGTAAGTCTTGCTTGGGCTGGTTTAATGGTAGTTTTTACATTTTCCCTTTCCCTTGTAGTATGGGGAAGAAGTGGACTCTAA
- the rpoB gene encoding RNA polymerase beta subunit (one of four subunits of the minimal PEP RNA polymerase catalytic core) — protein sequence MLGVGNEGMSTLPGLNQIQFEGFCRFIDRGLTEELFKFPKIEDTDQEIEFQLFVETYQLVEPSIKEKDAVYESLTYSSELYISAGLIWKNSRDIQEQIIFIGNIPLMNSLGTSIVNGIYRIVINQILQSPGIYYRSELDHKGISVYTGTIISDWGGRLELEIDRKARIWARVSRKQKISILVLSSAMGSNLSEILENVCYPEIFISFLNEKEEKKIGSKENAILEFYRQFACVGGDPIFPESLCTELQKKFFQQRCELGGIGRRNMNRRLNIDIPENNTFLLPRDILTAADHLIGMKFGMGTLDDMNHLKNKRIRSVADLLQDQFGLALVRLENIIRGTISGAIRYKLIPTPQNLVTSTPLTTTYESFFGLHPLSQVLDRTNPLTQIVHGRKLSYLGPGGLTGRTASFRIRDIHPSHYGRICPIDTSEGINVGLIGSLAIHARIGRWGSIESPFFEISERSKRIRMLYLSPSRDEYYMVATGNFLALNRGIQEEQIVPARYRQEFLTIAWEQVHLRSIFPFQYFSIGASLIPFIEHNDANRALMSSNMQRQAVPLSRSEKCIVGTGLERQVALDSGVPAIAEHAGKIVYNDTDKIILFGNGNSLSIPLIIYQRSNKNTCMHQKSRVHKGKCVKKGQILADGAATVGGELALGKNVLVAYMPWEGYNSEDAVLISERLVYEDIYTSFHIRKYEIQTHVTSHGPERITNKIPHLEAHLLRNLDKNGIVILGSWVETGDILVGKLTPQMAKESSYAPEDRLLRAILGIQVSTSKETCLKLPIGGRGRVIDVRWIQKKAGSSYNPETIHIYISQKREIKVGDKVAGRHGNKGIVSKILSRQDMPYLQDGRPVDMVFNPLGVPSRMNVGQILECSLGLAGSMLNRHYRIAPFDERYEQEASRKLVFSELYEASKQTSNPWIFEPEYPGKSGIFDGRTGNLFEQPVIIGKPYILKLIHQVDDKIHGRSSGHYALVTQQPLKGRAKQGGQRVGEMEVWALEGFGVAHILQEMLTYKSDHIKARQEVLGTTIIGGTIPKPVDAPESFRLLVRELRSLALELNHFLVSEKDFQIQRKEV from the coding sequence ATGCTTGGGGTTGGGAATGAAGGAATGTCTACACTACCCGGATTGAATCAAATACAATTTGAAGGGTTTTGTAGATTCATTGATCGGGGCTTAACAGAAGAACTTTTTAAGTTTCCAAAAATTGAAGATACGGATCAAGAAATTGAATTTCAGTTGTTTGTGGAAACATATCAATTGGTAGAACCCTCGATAAAAGAAAAAGATGCTGTATATGAATCACTTACATATTCCTCTGAATTATATATATCCGCGGGATTAATTTGGAAAAACAGTAGGGATATCCAAGAACAAATTATTTTTATTGGAAACATTCCTCTAATGAATTCCCTGGGAACTTCTATAGTAAATGGAATATACAGAATTGTAATCAATCAAATATTGCAAAGCCCTGGTATCTATTATCGTTCAGAGTTGGACCATAAGGGAATTTCAGTCTATACCGGCACAATAATATCAGATTGGGGGGGAAGATTAGAGTTAGAAATTGATAGAAAAGCAAGGATATGGGCTCGTGTAAGTAGGAAACAGAAAATATCTATTCTAGTTCTATCATCAGCTATGGGTTCGAATTTAAGCGAAATTCTTGAGAACGTTTGCTACCCCGAAATTTTTATATCTTTCCTCAATGAAAAGGAGGAAAAAAAAATAGGGTCAAAAGAAAATGCCATTTTGGAGTTTTATCGACAATTTGCTTGTGTAGGCGGAGATCCCATATTTCCGGAATCTTTATGTACGGAATTACAAAAAAAATTTTTTCAACAAAGATGTGAATTAGGGGGGATTGGTCGCCGAAATATGAACCGAAGACTGAATATTGATATACCCGAGAACAATACATTTTTGTTACCGCGAGATATATTGACAGCTGCGGATCATTTGATTGGAATGAAATTTGGAATGGGTACACTTGACGATATGAATCATTTGAAAAATAAACGTATTCGTTCCGTAGCAGATCTATTACAAGATCAATTTGGATTGGCTCTCGTTCGTTTAGAAAATATAATTCGAGGAACTATATCTGGAGCAATTAGATATAAATTGATACCGACTCCTCAGAATTTAGTGACTTCAACTCCATTAACAACCACTTATGAATCGTTTTTTGGATTACACCCATTATCTCAAGTTTTAGATCGAACCAATCCATTGACCCAAATAGTTCATGGGAGAAAATTGAGTTATTTGGGTCCTGGAGGATTGACGGGGCGAACTGCTAGTTTTCGGATACGGGATATCCATCCTAGTCACTATGGACGCATTTGTCCAATTGACACCTCGGAAGGAATCAATGTAGGACTTATTGGATCCTTGGCAATTCACGCAAGGATTGGTCGTTGGGGGTCTATAGAAAGTCCATTTTTTGAAATTTCTGAGAGATCAAAACGAATACGAATGCTTTATTTATCACCAAGTAGAGATGAATACTATATGGTAGCGACGGGAAATTTTTTAGCACTGAATCGAGGTATTCAGGAGGAGCAGATTGTTCCAGCTCGATACCGTCAAGAATTTCTAACTATTGCATGGGAACAGGTTCATCTTCGAAGTATTTTTCCCTTCCAATATTTTTCTATTGGAGCTTCCCTGATTCCTTTTATCGAGCATAATGATGCGAATCGAGCTTTAATGAGTTCTAATATGCAACGTCAAGCAGTTCCTCTTTCTCGGTCCGAAAAGTGCATTGTTGGAACTGGATTGGAACGCCAAGTGGCCTTAGATTCAGGAGTTCCCGCTATAGCCGAACACGCCGGAAAAATCGTTTATAACGATACTGACAAGATCATTTTATTTGGAAATGGGAATTCTCTAAGTATTCCATTAATTATATATCAACGTTCCAACAAAAATACTTGCATGCATCAAAAATCCCGGGTTCATAAAGGTAAATGCGTAAAAAAGGGGCAAATTTTAGCAGATGGTGCTGCTACTGTTGGCGGTGAACTCGCTTTGGGAAAAAACGTATTAGTAGCTTATATGCCATGGGAAGGTTACAATTCTGAAGATGCTGTACTCATTAGTGAACGTCTGGTCTATGAAGATATTTATACTTCTTTTCACATACGTAAATATGAAATTCAGACTCATGTGACAAGCCATGGTCCTGAAAGAATCACTAATAAAATTCCACATCTAGAAGCCCATTTACTCCGAAATTTAGACAAAAATGGAATTGTGATTCTGGGATCTTGGGTAGAAACAGGGGATATTTTAGTGGGTAAATTAACGCCTCAAATGGCGAAAGAATCCTCATATGCTCCGGAAGATAGATTATTACGAGCTATACTTGGGATTCAGGTATCGACCTCAAAGGAAACTTGTCTAAAACTACCTATAGGTGGTAGGGGCCGAGTTATTGATGTGAGATGGATCCAAAAAAAAGCAGGTTCTAGCTATAATCCAGAAACGATTCATATATATATTTCACAGAAACGTGAAATTAAAGTAGGTGATAAAGTGGCCGGGAGACATGGAAATAAAGGTATCGTTTCAAAGATTTTGTCTAGACAGGATATGCCTTATTTGCAAGATGGAAGACCCGTTGATATGGTCTTCAACCCATTAGGGGTACCCTCACGAATGAATGTAGGACAGATATTGGAATGTTCACTCGGATTAGCTGGGAGTATGCTAAATAGACATTATCGAATAGCACCTTTTGATGAGAGATATGAACAGGAGGCTTCCAGAAAACTTGTGTTTTCTGAATTATATGAAGCCAGTAAACAAACATCGAATCCATGGATATTTGAACCCGAGTATCCGGGAAAGAGCGGAATATTTGATGGAAGAACAGGGAATCTTTTTGAACAGCCTGTTATAATAGGAAAGCCTTATATTTTGAAATTAATTCATCAAGTTGATGATAAAATACATGGACGTTCCAGTGGACATTATGCACTTGTTACACAACAACCCCTTAAAGGAAGGGCGAAACAAGGAGGACAACGGGTAGGCGAAATGGAGGTTTGGGCGCTCGAGGGGTTCGGTGTTGCTCATATTTTACAAGAGATGCTGACTTATAAATCTGATCATATTAAAGCTCGTCAAGAAGTACTCGGAACTACGATTATTGGAGGAACAATACCTAAACCTGTGGATGCTCCAGAATCTTTTCGATTGCTCGTTCGAGAACTACGATCTTTGGCTCTGGAACTGAATCATTTCCTTGTATCTGAGAAAGACTTCCAGATTCAAAGGAAGGAAGTTTAA
- the psbD gene encoding photosystem II protein D2 — protein sequence MTIALGKFTKDENDLFDIMDDWLRRDRFVFVGWSGLLLFPCAYFAVGGWFTGTTFVTSWYTHGLASSYLEGCNFLTAAVSTPANSLAHSLLLLWGPEAQGDFTRWCQLGGLWTFVALHGAFGLIGFMLRQFELARSVQLRPYNAIAFSGPIAVFVSVFLIYPLGQSGWFFAPSFGVAAIFRFILFFQGFHNWTLNPFHMMGVAGVLGAALLCAIHGATVENTLFEDGDGANTFRAFNPTQAEETYSMVTANRFWSQIFGVAFSNKRWLHFFMLFVPVTGLWMSALGVVGLALNLRAYDFVSQEIRAAEDPEFETFYTKNILLNEGIRAWMAAQDQPHENLIFPEEVLPRGNAL from the coding sequence ATGACTATAGCTCTTGGTAAATTTACCAAAGATGAAAATGATTTATTTGATATTATGGATGACTGGTTACGAAGGGACCGTTTTGTTTTTGTGGGTTGGTCCGGTCTATTGCTCTTTCCTTGCGCCTATTTTGCCGTGGGGGGTTGGTTCACAGGTACCACCTTTGTAACTTCATGGTATACTCATGGATTGGCAAGTTCCTATTTGGAAGGTTGTAACTTCTTAACTGCGGCAGTCTCTACTCCTGCTAATAGTTTAGCACACTCTTTGTTGTTACTATGGGGTCCTGAAGCACAGGGAGATTTTACCCGTTGGTGTCAATTGGGTGGTCTGTGGACTTTTGTTGCTCTCCACGGTGCTTTCGGATTAATAGGTTTTATGTTACGTCAATTTGAACTTGCTCGATCTGTTCAATTGCGCCCTTATAATGCAATCGCATTCTCCGGTCCAATTGCTGTTTTTGTTTCTGTATTCCTGATTTATCCACTGGGTCAGTCTGGTTGGTTCTTTGCGCCTAGTTTTGGTGTAGCAGCTATATTTCGATTCATTCTATTTTTCCAAGGGTTTCATAATTGGACATTAAACCCATTTCATATGATGGGAGTTGCTGGTGTATTGGGCGCTGCCCTACTATGCGCTATTCATGGTGCTACCGTAGAAAATACGTTATTTGAAGATGGTGATGGCGCAAATACATTCCGTGCTTTTAACCCAACTCAAGCGGAAGAAACTTATTCAATGGTCACCGCTAACCGCTTTTGGTCCCAAATCTTTGGGGTTGCTTTTTCCAATAAACGTTGGTTACATTTCTTTATGTTATTTGTACCAGTAACTGGTTTATGGATGAGTGCTCTTGGAGTAGTCGGTCTGGCCCTGAACCTACGTGCCTATGACTTCGTTTCTCAAGAAATCCGCGCAGCGGAAGATCCTGAATTTGAGACTTTCTACACCAAAAATATTCTCTTAAATGAAGGTATTCGTGCGTGGATGGCGGCTCAAGATCAGCCTCATGAAAACCTTATATTCCCTGAGGAGGTTCTACCACGTGGAAACGCTCTTTAA